In Polyodon spathula isolate WHYD16114869_AA chromosome 55, ASM1765450v1, whole genome shotgun sequence, a single genomic region encodes these proteins:
- the emc4 gene encoding ER membrane protein complex subunit 4, which translates to MSSPGSTGVAAVAVRGGGAKKLKWSLELGLGNPRRGDRQGNQGDSLYPVGYSDKPVPDTSVHETDRNLVEKRCWDVALAPLKQIPMNLFIMYMAGNTISIFPIMMVCMMAWRPIQALMSVSATFKLLDSSSQQWLQGLVYLIGNLLGLALAIYKCQSMGLLPTHSSDWLAFIEPPEKMEYLGGGMVL; encoded by the exons ATGTCGTCGCCGGGGAGTACTGGCGTTGCCGCGGTAGCAGTGAGAGGGGGTGGAGCTAAGAAATTGAAGTGGAGTCTTGAACTAGGCCTTGGCAACCCACG tCGAGGTGATAGACAAGGTAACCAGGGGGACAGTCTTTATCCAGTCGGCTACTCGGACAAGCCCGTCCCAGACACCAGTGTGCACGAGACTGATCGTAATCTGGTGGAGAAG cgCTGCTGGGATGTAGCTCTGGCTCCTCTCAAGCAGATCCCTATGAACCTCTTCATCATGTACATGGCTGGGAACACCATCTCAATCTTCCCCATCATGATGGTGTGTATGATGGCCTGGAGACCCATTCAGGCTCTCATGTCCGTGTCTGCCA CCTTCAAGCTGCTGGACAGTTCCAGTCAGCAGTGGCTGCAGGGTCTGGTCTATCTGATTGGCAACCTTCTCGGCCTGGCATTGGCCATCTACAAGTGTCAATCCATGGGCCTGCTTCCCACCCACTCATCTGATTGGCTGGCTTTTATAGAGCCCCCTGAG aaaatggaATACCTGGGTGGTGGAATGGTTCTATAA